The window GCTCCCTCCCGCGCGAGCCCTCCAGGTACTCGCGCCCGCGGGCTGGCAGGGCCTACTTCTTCGCCACGAGCTGCCGCAGCACGTACGGCAGGATGCCGCCGTGGCTGTAGGCCGTGAGCTCCTCGGGCGTGTCGATGCGGCACGTCGCCTGGAACGTCTTGACGGTCCCGTCCTCCGCGGTCGCCTTCACGGACACCATGGCGCGTGGCTTCAGCGACGCGCCGGCGCCGCTCAGCGCGAACACCTCGCGGCCCGTGAGCCCCAGCGACGCCGCCGACTCGCCGTCCGTGAACTGCAGCGGCAGCACGCCCATGTTCACGAGATTGCTGCGGTGGATGCGCTCGTAGCTCTCGGCCACGACGGCCTTCACCCCGAGCAGCATCGTGCCCTTCGCGGCCCAGTCGCGCGAGGAGCCCGAGCCGTATTCCTTGCCGGCCAGCACCACCAGCGGCACTCCCGCCGCCTGGTACTTCATGGCGGCGTCGTAGATCGGCATCACCTCGCCGCCGGGCAGGTAGGCGGTCACGCCGCCCTCCACGCCGGGCACGAGCTGGTTCTTGATCCGCACGTTGGCGAACGTCCCCCGCATCATCACCTCGTGGTTCCCGCGGCGGGCGCCGTAGCTGTTGAAGTCCTTCGGCGCCACGCCGTGCGCGATGAGGTACTGGCCCGCCGGGCTGTCGGCCTTGATGCTGCCGGCCGGCGAGATGTGGTCCGTGGTGATGGAGTCGCCGAGGACGGCCAGCACCCGCGCGCCCGTGATGTCGGCGAGCGGCGCGGGCTGCATCGAGAGGTGCTCGAGGAACGGCGGCCGCCGCACGTAGGTGGAATCGTCGTCCCAGTTGAACCGGTCGCCCGTGGGCACGGGCAGGCCGCGCCACCGCTCGTCGCCCTCGAACACGCTGGCGTACTGCGAGGTGAAGGCCGTCGACGTGACGCTGGCCGCCATCGCCTCGGCGATCTCCTTGTCGGTCGGCCAGATGTCCTTCAGGTAGACGGGCCGGCCGTCGGTGCCGGTGCCCAGGGGCTCGGTCGTGAGGTCCAGGTTCATCGTGCCGGCGATGGCGTAGGCCACCACCAGCGGCGGTGACGCCAGGTAGTTGGCGCGCACGTCCTGCTGGATGCGGCCCTCGAAATTCCGGTTCCCCGAGAGGACGGAGGCCACGACGAGCCCCCGCTCGCGGATCTCGGCCGACACCTCGTCGGGCAGGGGCCCCGAGTTGCCGATGCAGGTCGTGCAGCCGTAGCCGACGACGTTGAATCCGAGCTGGTCCAGGTACGGCTGCAGGCCGGAGGCCCGCAGGTACTCGGTGACCACCTTCGATCCCGGCGCCAGCGACGACTTCACCCAGGGCTTCCGCGTGAGGCCCTTCGCGGCGGCCTTCCTGGCCACCAGGCCGGCGCCGATCATGACGCCGGGGTTCGACGTGTTCGTGCAGCTGGTGATGGCCGCGATCACGACGGAACCGTGCTCGAGCTGCGTGGCCGTCGCCACGGCCGCGCCGCCGCCGGCGGCCTGCGCTTTCACGCCCTTCTTCAGCTCCTCGAGCGAACCGGCGAAGGACGACTTGGCGGCGCTGAGCGCCACGCGGTCCTGCGGCCGGCGCGGGCCGGCCAGGCTCGGCACGATGGTGGCCAGGTCGATCTCGAGGCCCTCGGAATACACCGCATCCGGCGCCGCGTCCGTGCGGAACAGGCCTTGCGCCCTGGCGTACGCCTCGACGCGGGCGATGTGCTCCGCGCTCCGGCCCGTGAGACGGAGGTAGTCCAGCGTGAGGCCGTCGATCGGGAAGATGGCCACGGTGGCGCCGTACTCGGGGCACATGTTGCCGAGGGTGACGCGGTCGGCGATCGTGAGATGGCCGAGCCCGGGGCCGTAGAACTCCACGAACTTCCCCACCACCTTGTGCTTGCGGAGGGCTTCCGTGATCGTGAGGACCAGATCGGTCGCGGTCGCGCCCTCGGGCAGCGTGCCCACGAGGCGGCAGCCGACCACCGGCGGGATCAGCATCGAGCTCGGCTGGCC of the Vicinamibacterales bacterium genome contains:
- the acnA gene encoding aconitate hydratase AcnA, whose amino-acid sequence is MTSRDSFQTRASLPVGDTTFTYYSLPALAKAFPTVERLPFSLKILLENLLRREDGAFVKADDIRALAGWNPAARNPDKEISFMPARVILQDFTGVPCVVDLAAMRDGIAALGGDPAMVNPLQPVELVIDHSVQVDHFASANALTLNGELEYQRNRERYVFLRWGQGAFENFRVVPPETGIVHQVNIEYLARVVCAEDGALYPDTCFGTDSHTTMVNGLGVVGWGVGGIEAEAAMLGQPSSMLIPPVVGCRLVGTLPEGATATDLVLTITEALRKHKVVGKFVEFYGPGLGHLTIADRVTLGNMCPEYGATVAIFPIDGLTLDYLRLTGRSAEHIARVEAYARAQGLFRTDAAPDAVYSEGLEIDLATIVPSLAGPRRPQDRVALSAAKSSFAGSLEELKKGVKAQAAGGGAAVATATQLEHGSVVIAAITSCTNTSNPGVMIGAGLVARKAAAKGLTRKPWVKSSLAPGSKVVTEYLRASGLQPYLDQLGFNVVGYGCTTCIGNSGPLPDEVSAEIRERGLVVASVLSGNRNFEGRIQQDVRANYLASPPLVVAYAIAGTMNLDLTTEPLGTGTDGRPVYLKDIWPTDKEIAEAMAASVTSTAFTSQYASVFEGDERWRGLPVPTGDRFNWDDDSTYVRRPPFLEHLSMQPAPLADITGARVLAVLGDSITTDHISPAGSIKADSPAGQYLIAHGVAPKDFNSYGARRGNHEVMMRGTFANVRIKNQLVPGVEGGVTAYLPGGEVMPIYDAAMKYQAAGVPLVVLAGKEYGSGSSRDWAAKGTMLLGVKAVVAESYERIHRSNLVNMGVLPLQFTDGESAASLGLTGREVFALSGAGASLKPRAMVSVKATAEDGTVKTFQATCRIDTPEELTAYSHGGILPYVLRQLVAKK